From a single Sorghum bicolor cultivar BTx623 chromosome 5, Sorghum_bicolor_NCBIv3, whole genome shotgun sequence genomic region:
- the LOC110435970 gene encoding skin secretory protein xP2-like has protein sequence MEEDDAVPAAGGIEAPEGSMARGGSEAPEGTQAPEGGQPVPHIVVEDEDSAPREDPAPVSPQEGEKVSGAELVEPPHPVVPEGRAGPTPTSGAGASAPVEVSQAEAIMAPPAPSAGEAGVQPTAPGAAGDPQGAPSSRKKSAPRAR, from the coding sequence atggaggaggacgacgcagTCCCTGCTGCCGGGGGGATCGAGGCCCCGGAGGGGTCAATGGCCCGAGGTGGGTCGGAGGCCCCCGAGGGGACCCAGGCGCCGGAGGGCGGGCAGCCCGTCCCCCACATCGTTGTGGAAGACGAGGACAGCGCCCCACGCGAGGATCCAGCCCCCGTGAGCCCCCAAGAGGGGGAGAAGGTGTCGGGGGCAGAGCTCGTGGAGCCCCCTCACCCAGTAGTGCCGGAGGGTCGGGCCGGGCCCACCCCAACGTCCGGGGCGGGGGCCAGTGCCCCCGTGGAGGTGTCGCAGGCCGAGGCCATCATGGCGCCTCCTGCGCCGTCGGCAGGCGAGGCAGGGGTCCAACCGACGGCCCCTGGCGCCGCGGGAGACCCCCAAGGAGCGCCGAGCTCCCGTAAGAAGTCTGCTCCTCGGGCGAGGTAG